From Hydra vulgaris chromosome 15, alternate assembly HydraT2T_AEP, one genomic window encodes:
- the LOC136091899 gene encoding general transcription factor II-I repeat domain-containing protein 2B-like gives MASSKSKQRKIDKECRLFNDEWQTKYFFVECNSVLVCLVCNESASVCKEYNLRRHYDTKHSKTYNQFVNEVRKVKSIKLKNTLFKQQDLLKRGNTETENAAIASYKVSLHLAKNCKPFSDGEIIKESLEIMFKNICPEKLKILNISLSRQTITRRTCDIANDLSLSLTEKIKAFQYYSIAIDESTDISQTAQLAVFICGIDNGFLVTEELLDIHLMQGRTTGENIFLAMKKVFKKFNLTYNRLISITSDGGSSMIGKKMGVVSRLENEMAENNLSLIKLHCIIHQQNLTAKTMDVEKVMSVVVKAINSIKSSSLRCRQFEAFLAENDSEYGGLLYYTEVRWLSRGNMLKRTYDLRQNMLDLFKIINKDYPPELEEKEFIEKFAFLVDLTQHYNIQRTPRKRSSDWKNVQHFSYSIFI, from the coding sequence atggcATCTTCAAAATCAAAACAACGAAAAATCGACAAGGAATGTCGTTTATTTAATGATGAATGGcaaactaaatacttttttgttgaaTGTAATTCAGTGCTAGTATGTTTAGTATGTAATGAATCGGCTTCAGTGTGCAAAGAATATAATTTAAGGAGGCACTATGatacaaaacattcaaaaacttATAATCAGTTTGTCAACGAGGTGCGGAAAGTAAAATcgattaaattgaaaaatacgtTATTTAAACAACAAGACTTGTTAAAAAGGGGCAACACTGAAACAGAAAATGCTGCTATTGCAAGTTATAAAGTGAGTCTTCATTTAGCTAAAAACTGTAAACCATTCAGTGATGGGGAAATTATTAAGGAATCTCTTGAAATTATGTTCAAAAACATTTGTcctgaaaaattgaaaattttaaatatctccCTCTCAAGACAAACAATTACACGAAGAACATGTGATATTGCTAATGATCTGAGTTTGTCattgactgaaaaaataaaagcatttcaGTATTATTCAATAGCTATTGATGAATCAACTGATATATCACAAACTGCTCAATTAGCTGTTTTTATTTGTGGTATTGATAATGGTTTTCTTGTTACTGAAGAGCTACTTGACATCCATCTTATGCAAGGCAGAACAACAGGAGAAAACATTTTTCTTGCCatgaagaaagtttttaaaaagttcaacttGACTTACAACAGATTAATTTCAATTACATCAGATGGTGGAAGCTCaatgattggaaaaaaaatggGTGTTGTTTCCAGACTGGAAAATGAAATGGCAGAAAACAACTTGTCATTAATTAAGCTGCATTGTATTATTCATCAGCAAAATTTAACAGCAAAGACTATGGATGTGGAAAAGGTAATGTCTGTAGTAGTTAAAGCAATAAACAGCATAAAGTCCAGTTCATTACGATGTAGACAATTTGAGGCTTTTCTTGCTGAAAATGACTCTGAATATGGTGGTCTGCTTTATTATACTGAGGTGAGATGGCTTTCTAGAGGCAATATGTTGAAAAGAACTTATGATTTGAGACAAAATATGTTggatttattcaaaattatcaacaaaGATTATCCACCAGAGCTAGAAGAAAAagagtttattgaaaaatttgcaTTTCTAGTAGACTTGACCCAACATTACAATATACAAAGAACTCCAAGGAAAAGATCAAGTGATTGGAAAAATGTACAACATTTttcttattcaatttttatttaa
- the LOC136091655 gene encoding uncharacterized protein LOC136091655 encodes MNKDIRNYVATCVSCQKSNLKMKKVSPELHSIPVPTKVWHQVGVDLCSLPKNPEGYVGICVVVDYFSKWVEAKPIYNKSAEEVSRFLYELICRHGCTSIQINDQGREFCNKVSENLFDLTGTCQRITSAYHPQANGLVERANRTIQGSMLKVLNGEQEKWPLSLDGILFAFRTTRHKSTGVTPFQIMYAREPVLPLHCINNEQSLILDVPVDLDKEEGILELVDLHENLKQIKNIQKYS; translated from the exons ATGAATAAAGATATTCGAAACTATGTTGCCACTTGTGTATCTtgtcaaaaatcaaatttaaaaatgaaaaaagtttctcCAGAGTTGCATTCAATACCAGTTCCAACTAAAGTATGGCATCAAGTTGGTGTTGATCTCTGTAGTCTTCCTAAAAATCCAGAAGGTTATGTTGGCATTTGTGTAGTCGTTGATTACTTTTCAAAATGGGTTGAAGCAAAgcctatttataataaaagtgcTGAAGAGGTATCCAGATTTCTTTATGAACTTATATGTCGTCATGGTTGTACATCAATTCAAATTAATGATCAAGGTCGAgaattttgtaataaagtttctGAAAATTTGTTCGATCTCACTGGAACCTGTCAACGTATTACTTCAGCTTACCATCCTCAAGCAAATGGTCTAGTTGAAAGAGCTAATAGAACTATACAGGGCTCTATGCTTAAAGTTCTAAATGGAGAGCAAGAAAAATGGCCTCTTTCATTAGATGGCATACTGTTTGCATTTCGAACAACTCGCCACAAGTCAACTGGAGTTACTCCCTTTCAAATTATGTATGCCAGGGAGCCAGTCTTACCCTTACATTGCATCAATAATGAGCAAAGCTTAATTCTTGATGTACCTGTTGATTTAGACAAAGAagaag gtatTTTGGAACTGGTTGATTTGCATGAAAActtgaaacaaattaaaaatatccaaaaatattcatga